The sequence below is a genomic window from Sneathiella marina.
CTTGCTTTTGTGCTATATCGCTGGAAATGGCCACACCTTTGCGCATGCCGACGGCGCAGACTTCCAGCATGGCCTGCAGGAATAATTCCTGCATTTCCGGATTAACGATCCATTGGCCCACTGACATCCGGGTCAGGCAGCCGATAATATGAAACGGCGCCAGCACGACAAATTTTTCCCAGACTGCCGGCAGTGGCTCGTCCAGCGCTTTCAGCTCCAGCCCGACCGCCTGCAGGGCCGCGGCCAGTTCATGATGCAAGGTCATATCCCGCGGCGTATAGGGGCCGAACACCGATCGCGTCACCTTGCCCGTATGCCGCAGCTGGCCCGGCGCATCAATAACCGCCGGAATATAGGTAATCCCGGCCGATACCCGATGCTCGCCGAACAGCTCCACCAGCAGTTCAACCCCGGACAGGCCATTTTGAAAGCTGATAATCTCCGTCTCCGGCCCGATCATCGGCCACATATCCTCGGCGGCCTTGGCCGTGTCCTGTCCCTTCACCGTGAAGACAACCGCATCCATCAAACCCAGCGCTTCCGCCTTGTCGGAAACGCCCTCGAATTTCACCGTGATATCGCCCGTATCGGAATGGATTGACACTCCCTCCGATGCCAGCACCTCAAGGTTTTTGCCCCGGGCCAGGACATATACGTCATACCCGGCGGATACCAGTTTCGCCCCAAAGAAGCCGCCAATGGCGCCCGCGCCCACAATCCCGATTTTTTTTGCCATCTCACGCAGACTCCACAGCACGGCGGCGGGCATAATTCTCAGCCGGCCACAACGCTTCCTGATCATAGTAAATATCAAACACCGCCGCCTCATTGCTCAAATCAACCCAGGGCAGCTTGGACCGGGTGAAGATATGAACATCCGGCGGCATTCGCGATGGCTCCTCCAGGGTCCCGACACGGAGATAGCGCAGGGCCGGCTTGCGGCCATAGTCACTCCACATCGCCGTCTGGCAATTGCTGCAATGATAGATATCATGGGGCCCGCCGCTTTGGGTCGGCACGGAGACGGGAGTCAGATCACCGCTTTTTATCTGAATATGCGCCGTCTCGATCAACGCGTTCATGACAAAGGCGCTGCCGGTCAATCGCTGGCATTCCGTGCAATGACAACAATGCACGAACATTGGCGGCGCCGTCATTTCATATTGTACTGCACCGCAAGCGCAGCTTCCTGGATAGGTCTCGGACATTGTGGATCTCCTGATACGGGTGGCTACGGTAGGAAATTATCCCGCCAACGGCAAGCGTCAAAACCGGCCAGGCCTGGAATCAGGCCGGATCAACAATAACAACACCAAGAGATGTCCGATAAAGAAAGGACACAAAGGTGATCGTCACCGCCAGAA
It includes:
- a CDS encoding GFA family protein, whose amino-acid sequence is MSETYPGSCACGAVQYEMTAPPMFVHCCHCTECQRLTGSAFVMNALIETAHIQIKSGDLTPVSVPTQSGGPHDIYHCSNCQTAMWSDYGRKPALRYLRVGTLEEPSRMPPDVHIFTRSKLPWVDLSNEAAVFDIYYDQEALWPAENYARRRAVESA
- a CDS encoding ketopantoate reductase family protein, yielding MAKKIGIVGAGAIGGFFGAKLVSAGYDVYVLARGKNLEVLASEGVSIHSDTGDITVKFEGVSDKAEALGLMDAVVFTVKGQDTAKAAEDMWPMIGPETEIISFQNGLSGVELLVELFGEHRVSAGITYIPAVIDAPGQLRHTGKVTRSVFGPYTPRDMTLHHELAAALQAVGLELKALDEPLPAVWEKFVVLAPFHIIGCLTRMSVGQWIVNPEMQELFLQAMLEVCAVGMRKGVAISSDIAQKQVAFCQTHADPGTRASMLEDLERGKPLEIDSTVGWLCTEGKRLGVPTPIHDMCYALLTPYRDGKAPDQG